The window CCCATGGTCTCACCGTGAATGGCAACAAGATCGCCGCCGGGGCCGCCATCGCACTCGTCACACTGACTGCGAATGCAGACATCGGCGGCACGACGAGCCTGATTCAAATCGCCGGTACCGCTTCAGAACTCGAACCGCCCCTCTCGCGACTCGCTCTAACGCCCGATTTGCCGGGCTCCAGCTATCAACCGCAGTTTAAGCAGCAACTCGCTCTCGGCGTGACGGCCGCTTCGCCGATTCAGTTTGCCTGGCAAGGAGCCGACACCGATGCGTTGTTGCTAGGTGATAAGCTTCCCGCAAAACTAGCCGTCAGTCGCGCCGGCAAAACGCCAGGCAACGTGCGCGTGCGACTCCTCACGACGCAGCCCATGCCAAAGAAGACGATCAAGGAAAACAATCAAGACAAAGTGGTCGACGATATCAACAGCGCGCTGCGTCTCGAGGGTGATCCGCAACTCAAGGTAACCGAAGCCGAGTTAGTCGCGAACATTCTTGTCCCCGCTGATCTACCGCAACACGCTTGGGATCTGGTGTTGATCGCCGATCTGCTCGCGGCCGATGGCAAGACGGTCGTCTCGTCGATCGCCGCGCCAGTTCGCTCGTTGTTGCCGGTCAGCCCATTCACGGTGGAACTCGCCGGCAGCGACACCGCCGAAGGAAAGGCGGGCGCGGGAACAACCGGCAAATTGGCGGGCAAGATTCAGCGCGTCGGCTCGTTCAAACAGCCGATCGTCGTAACCCTGGAAAATCTCCCCAAGGGCTACGCCGCGCCGCAGGTCATCATTCCCGCCGATCGCGCCGAGTTTGAGTTGCCGCTGGTCTTCCCGTTTGGCAGCAAGCTCGGTGAATTGAAAGATGTAAAGCTCGTCGCCGTCGCCGCGCCCGTCTCGGCGAATTCCGTTCGCAGCCGAGGCCTGCCGGTAAAGATTACGGTCGTTGCCGGCGAAAAACCGACAGCCGAACCGCCGCTGGAGGTTTTCGAGGACGACGAGAAATTCATCGCCCTGCTCAACGAAGGCAACGGCAAGGCCGTGCCGGAAAATCGCGACAAGTTCAGCGGCCAAACGTGCATCCGCATCAACGGCGACCAACGATACAACGCCAAGCTCCCCGGCTTGAGTGTGAAGGTCCGCGAGAATCCCGGGCCCGGCGAAGTGCGCTACATTCGTTTCGCCTGGAAGAAAAACGGCGGCAACACGATCTGCCTGCAACTCAATCACGACGGCATGTGGGGACCGGGTGGCTCGGGCCGCGAAGGGGCGAAGTTTCGTTACCATGCCGGCCCCGGCGGCGAATGCTACGGCGGTTCGCTGGTGATCGATGAGAAGTTACCGGTGAAGTTTGAAGTGGTGACGCGCGACCTCTTCGCCGACTTCGGCGAGTTTACGCTCGATGGCATCGCGTTCAGCGCCGTCGATGGCCAAGCTGCTCTCTTCGACCATTTGTATCTCGGCCGCTCGCGAGACGATTTCGACTTGATCAAAGAGAAGGGCAAATAGGCTCGGCTTTTCAATCAGAAGTTAGTAATCAGCAATCGAGCCATCCGGCAACCGGCCGCGCGTGGGCCATTCCGGCGGCAAAGGTTGTTTCGCGAGTTCTTCCAGCACCTTCTCGTCGATCTCGCAGCCGATGCCGGGTCCTTCAGGCAACGAGGCGTAGCCGTCTTTGTCGAGTGACCAGTTTTTCTTCACGAGCCCTGGTGGCGTGATGCTGGGGTAGTACTCGTGGATCAGGAAGAAGGGAATCGCCGCGCTGACATGCAGGCTGGCCGTCGCGCCGAGGTCGGTCGTCACGCAGTGCGGCGCGAGGGGCACGTGATAGGCTTCGCCGAGGATCGCAATCTTTCGCATCTGCGAAATGCCGCCGGTGTGAGCGCAGTCGATCTGCAGAATGTCGGCGACTCCTTCTTGCAGGTAGGGAATCACTTCCCAAATGGTGCGGGCCTGTTCGCCGACCGCGAGCGGGATGTTGATGTGCTTCTTGAGCCGCTTGAAGACCTCGATGTTCCCGGGTACGGCGGGCTCTTCGATATAGAGCAGATCGTAGGCCTTCACCGCCGCGGCGAGTTGCAGCAGGAACGGCGGTGGCAACGCACAATGCGCATCGAACATCACCACACCATCCGCGCCGACTTGCTTGCGTGCATTCTCGATGTTCTTCACGATCCCTTCGATCTGCGCAGGAGTGCCGGAGAACGGCTGCGGCCCGGCACCGACCTTCGTGGCTTTCGCCGAAGGGTACATCCGCACCTTGTCGCGCGTCGGCCCACCGAGCAAACGATGCACCGGCACGCCCCACAGTTTGCCGGTGATATCCCACAGCGCCATATCGATGCCGGCCAACGTGTGCGTCATGAACGGCCCGCCGCGCATGTCGCGATGCGAGCGATAAATCTTCTGCCACAGATGCTCGATCCGCGTCGGATTTTCGCCGTCGAGCAATTCGAACAGCGACTTTACGAGGGCGGTCGCGACCGTTGTTTCGAGCTGATCGATCTCGCCCCAACCGGTCACGCCGTGATTCGTTTCGACTTTGATGAAAACCTTCCGCTTCACCGCCGTTGGTGTAATGCGGATGATCTTCAGCGTGGTCGTTTTGTCGGCCACGTTGGCAGCGGGATTGTTGTCCAACTGCGCGCCAAGGGCAGCGTTCATGTCGCCGCGGAAGGCGTTGAAGGTGAGTGTGCCAGCAGCAGCCGCGAGAAGGTTGCGTCGTGTGGTCATCGTTGCCTTTCACTGTCGCCTTTCGCTCCGCGAAAGGACGCGTCTGTTCAAGGTGGGAGAAAATGGGGAGGTGAGTTTGTTGCGCGTCGACGTGCAAAAGACGCGTGCTTTGACGGAGTGAAGGCCGACATTAGTAATCCGCGATCGAGCCGTCTTTAAGTTTTTGGCCGGGCCATTTGTAGGTCTGCGGTTTCTTCGCTGCTTCTTCGAGTGCTACTTCGTCGACTTCGACGCCGAGGCCAGGTCCGGTGGGCAACGCGGCGTAGCCGTCTTTGTCGACTTCCCACTTGATGCGCATGATCGAGCCGGGGTTGAAGCCTTTGTTGTCGGGATAGAACTCGTGAATCAGTAAGAACGGAATCGACGCCGCGACTTGAATGCTCGCGGAGATCCCCAGGTTGCTCGCCGTGCAATGCGGCGCGAGGGGTACGTGGAAAGCTTCCGCGAGCGCAGCGACTTTGCGCATCGACGTGATCCCGCCACCGTGGCAGCAATCGGGCTGCAGTACGTCAAGGCAGCCGTTCTGGAGATACGGAATCATCTCGTAGATGTAGCGATCGCGCTCGCCGGCCGCGAGCGGAATGCTGATCTGCTCCTTCAGTCGCTTGAAGACCTCGATGTTCCCCGGCACGGCGGGCTCTTCGATGAACAGCAGGTCATACGGTTTGAGAGCCGAAGCAAGTTGAATGAGAGTGGCCGGCGGCAGCGCGGAATGAGCATCGAGCATGACCGCGCCGCTGGGGCCGACTTTTTCGCGCGCTTGCTGAACCCGTTTGATGATGCCCTCGATGTCCGCTGGCGACGAACTATGTTCCAGCGGATGACAAGGAACTTTTTGGGCCTGCGGCGTGTGATAGACGCGAATGCGATCGCGCGTCGGCCCGCCGAGCAGGCGATAGACCGGCACGTTGTGGAGCTTGCCGCAGATGTCCCAGAGCGCCATGTCGATGGCTGCCAGCGTGTGCATCATCAGCGCGCCGCCGCGCAGGTTGCGATGTGAACGATAGATCTTCTGCCAGAGATATTCGATCCGAGTCGGATTCTCGCCGTCGAGCAGTTCGAACAGCGACTCGACGAGCGGTTTGCTGACGCGGGGATCGACTCCCTTGAGATCGCCCCAGCCAACCGGGCCGTGGTTCGTTTCGATCCGCACGAAGACGTTCGGATTGACCCACGTCGCGCGTAGGCCGGTGATTTTCAGCGTCGTCAATTTATCAACGACATTCGCCGCCGGATTTTGCGCGGCGGGCAAGGCTTCATTGATTAACGCAGTTCCCGCGGCAATCGCTGCCGCGGAAGCGATGAGGTCACGGCGGGTAGGCATAGGCAGGAAGTTGTAGGGTGGGCCGAGCTGTACTCAGCGAGGCCCACCAATACCCGAGTTCGGTCGGTGGGCCTCGCCGAGTACGGCTCGACCCACCCTACACTCTACACTTCGTTCAGCGGTTCCTTGCCATCGCCAAATTCCTTCGGACGATGACTCATCTTGTCCATCATCGACAAATACAGCCGGCACATCTGGCGGTTCGGCTGATCGCGGTAGTTCAGGATTTTGCCAGTGGCGATCCGTCCGCCGCCGCCACCGACCATCACGACCGGCAGCTGATCGTTGTTGTGATTGCCAGTCATCATGCTGCTGCAATACATGAGCATGCTGTTGTCGAGAGCGGTACGCGAGCCTTCCTGAATCGCATCGAGCTTGCGGGCGATGTAACCGACCTGCTCGACGAAGAATTGATTCACCTTCAGCCAATCGGCGGTGTCGCTGTGCGACAGCAAGTGATGGATCATGTAATCGACGCCCAGGTGTGGGAAGCGGAGCGACGAGTGGTCGTTGTTGAGCTTGAGCGTGGTGATCCGCGTCGTGTCGGTCTGAAAACCGAGGACGAGAATGTCGCACATCAGCTTCATGTGCTCGGCAATGTTCTGCGGAATGCCATCGGCAGGGCGCGCGATGTTCGGCTTGTCGAGTGTTGGTCGCCAGCCTTGCAACTCACCCTTCTTGCCCGCGCCGGCGATGCGCTGCTCGACATCGCGGACCGAATCGAGATACTCATCGAGCTTCCGCTGATCGCTGGTGCTGATCTGCCGCCGCAGATCGCGGGCATCGGAGAGTACCGCGTCGAGCACGCTTTGATCCCCCTTTTGCACTTCGTCTTTGAAAAGACGATCGAACGCCAGCGCAGGATAAAGC is drawn from Anatilimnocola floriformis and contains these coding sequences:
- a CDS encoding mandelate racemase/muconate lactonizing enzyme family protein — its product is MTTRRNLLAAAAGTLTFNAFRGDMNAALGAQLDNNPAANVADKTTTLKIIRITPTAVKRKVFIKVETNHGVTGWGEIDQLETTVATALVKSLFELLDGENPTRIEHLWQKIYRSHRDMRGGPFMTHTLAGIDMALWDITGKLWGVPVHRLLGGPTRDKVRMYPSAKATKVGAGPQPFSGTPAQIEGIVKNIENARKQVGADGVVMFDAHCALPPPFLLQLAAAVKAYDLLYIEEPAVPGNIEVFKRLKKHINIPLAVGEQARTIWEVIPYLQEGVADILQIDCAHTGGISQMRKIAILGEAYHVPLAPHCVTTDLGATASLHVSAAIPFFLIHEYYPSITPPGLVKKNWSLDKDGYASLPEGPGIGCEIDEKVLEELAKQPLPPEWPTRGRLPDGSIADY
- a CDS encoding mandelate racemase/muconate lactonizing enzyme family protein; this translates as MPTRRDLIASAAAIAAGTALINEALPAAQNPAANVVDKLTTLKITGLRATWVNPNVFVRIETNHGPVGWGDLKGVDPRVSKPLVESLFELLDGENPTRIEYLWQKIYRSHRNLRGGALMMHTLAAIDMALWDICGKLHNVPVYRLLGGPTRDRIRVYHTPQAQKVPCHPLEHSSSPADIEGIIKRVQQAREKVGPSGAVMLDAHSALPPATLIQLASALKPYDLLFIEEPAVPGNIEVFKRLKEQISIPLAAGERDRYIYEMIPYLQNGCLDVLQPDCCHGGGITSMRKVAALAEAFHVPLAPHCTASNLGISASIQVAASIPFLLIHEFYPDNKGFNPGSIMRIKWEVDKDGYAALPTGPGLGVEVDEVALEEAAKKPQTYKWPGQKLKDGSIADY
- a CDS encoding DUF1552 domain-containing protein codes for the protein MTQHIFSRRTLLRGLGVSMALPWLESINVWGDEKTGAEKASEAPVRLAILFSGNGFHSKEWWAKGEGSAMELGKVLAPLHDFREKLLFIQGLYNEQALKGNIHSSQTGNLLSGAPLASGGDIRSGTSVDQLLAQTYGRSTKVPSLVLACEKSNPSVHKNYSMLYSSHISWTSPTTPTPLELYPALAFDRLFKDEVQKGDQSVLDAVLSDARDLRRQISTSDQRKLDEYLDSVRDVEQRIAGAGKKGELQGWRPTLDKPNIARPADGIPQNIAEHMKLMCDILVLGFQTDTTRITTLKLNNDHSSLRFPHLGVDYMIHHLLSHSDTADWLKVNQFFVEQVGYIARKLDAIQEGSRTALDNSMLMYCSSMMTGNHNNDQLPVVMVGGGGGRIATGKILNYRDQPNRQMCRLYLSMMDKMSHRPKEFGDGKEPLNEV